The sequence AGCAGTCTCAGCACTTGGACAATGCGCCCCACGTTTTCCAGTTCTTGGGAGCTCTCCCCACCACACAGGCTCTCTACCAGCAGGGTGATGTAGAAAGGTAAAATAGCAAGGAGGTCGATGATGTTTGCCACGCTCCTTAGGAAGCGACACCGATCCCGCGCACACAGGAACCTCAGAACAAACTCCACAGTGAACCATGCAATACACAAGTACTCTAGGGCATCCAGTAGCGGCGGTGCCAGCCAGCTTAACTCTACCGAAATCAAAGCCATGTTGGCAATGgacacaacaacaaaagccatGGATAGAGTGCCGAAAGTCCTGGCTGCTGCGGAGGAACCAGGCTTTTCCAAAACTTCCCAAAGTTTTTGTCTGACATTAGGACAGAGGCTACCAGAAAAGTCTTCTTCCTCATCTTGGGCATCCAGTTCTTCTGCATCTTTCTTTATGTCTAGGGCTTCACTCAGCTCCTTCCTCCTGAAGTACCTGCCCAGGAATGCCCcacaaatagatttttaataCCAATACATACGTTTTTCTTATCCTCTACCACGAGAGGCATAAGAGCACACATTAAGGTATACCTTACAGGAACTTAGGAAACCCTCTGGTCAAGCACGTCATGGAGGATTTTATTAATTGAAACCCTACAGCCTGTTTCCAATGACCTGATGTTCCTGCTCACCCATGTCACACCAGTGACAGTTTTTATGTACacaataattttattctgatgGTGTGTTATTTATATGGATCACATTAACTACAGTAGGATGAGCTGCATGACTAACTTGTGCTCTCTTAAGCAATCCTGGCACAACCAGACCCACCGTTTCTAAACTCTCTTCAATTTTATTAAtcatattgcatttttattacattgGCATATATCTGCAATGTTAAAAGGAAAGGCATAAAAAAAGCTATGCAGGTAATGTATGAAATTTTGATCAATACATGCTAAGATGACTTATATACCTTTAAATATACTGGTTGTCACACAACAAAGCATACAAGCAACTTTGCTGAGTAAAACTTGCAGATTGTAAATACTTATTGACTATTTTTTTAGAGCAAGAGTGTATGGCAACAACATTCTCAAAGtacattgaaaaaaatcctttttttttttcacatctgtaTTCCTTGACAGCTGCAGAGGTCAAGACTTAAATAGAGGGACTATGCAATTTTGCCTTCATTTGATGCAGTTACTCCTGAACATGCCAAAGAGGTCCATAGCTGCTTGTACCACCTAAGAAGTAGGATCTTCCAGTTACACCTACCACTGAAGGAAGAGGGGGATGAAAAGTAGGATCCAACTCTCTCTGAGATGCAGAAGTGAGTCATGTCAGGATAGGATAACGttagcatttgttttttagGATGGTAGGAGAGAGGACAGAGGGGTGGGTGGGTGTTGCTTGATCGtttctttctaataattttGACAAAACCACTTTAGATAAACAGCAGTCATACTCTTTAGAGGATTCCATTCTTCAATACTACAAACAAACCAGTAATGCTAAAAATGGTGGAAAAGATATCTTCAAATAGCATTAACAGAAACATCCTGGGGGTGGTTCAGTCCAAACCCACCTAGTTCCTAAGCTGCCTGTTAAAACTGGTCTCCACTGAGCCACGTTCCGCTGTTGCTGCCCCCTCCCTGTGAGCTGCTACAGCCATGTGTGATGCTTGCCATCACGGCTCCTCCTGGAGCCATGCCACCCACACTCAGCCTGGCAGGTGACTGCTCCCTGCTTCTGCCTCTCCAGCTTGGATCTAGAAATCATCCTGAATGGAAAGGACAGCGTGCGGAGGCTCCAAACCCTCCTGACTCCACATCTGCTCCCCTTGGCTAGGATAACCCCAACATGAATGACATTGAAGGGCATCTCTGCCTTGACAACCCCTCCTATCTCAGTGCTGTCACTTTCTGCTTTGAGCTTCCAAGGCCAGTCTGGAAATGGTGCAGAAATGGTTCCACTGCCCACCTGTTCTTCGTATCATAGGTCAACAGAGACCTCACGAAACACACCTCTTCTTCACATTTCCTACTCCCACCTACCTCTAGAGTAGGTTTCAGTGCTGGATTTGTCCATGCTTCTCCTTGTGCTCTGCCACCTCACCTGCCCCCGCTGCTGCATCTCTCACCTGCCCATCCCTGCACACAAGCCAGCGCTGAGCTCACCCAGCCCACGCTCCCGCACCTCGTGTCTCCCCGCAGCTCACCGGTCTCTGCAGCAGGAATCGATGCTGAGCTCATCCAAGCCCCAGTACTGGATCTCCTGCAGGAAGGAGAGCGCGCAGAGCTGCTCCATCACATGCAGCCTCCCCGTCTGGTAGTAATTCAGGATGTAGTGAAACGCCTGCGAGCTCCGGTCAAAGAAATACTCATTCTCCACCAGGTTGGCATCATCGCAAAGCTCCAGGAGGCCAGAGGCTACATCCCGGGCGGCAGAGACCACTACAGCCAGCTTGCCGAGACGGGTGTCAGGGTAGCACGACAAAGTTTGCTGGGACATGACAAAGCGGCTGCCTCCTACATTGATCGTAAAGCAGTCCAAGGAGGGGATGGCCTTCTGCAGCAGGGGCCCCTGCTCTTCCTCACTGGAGAACACGCTGGAGTCCAGGGAGCCCAGGGACGTGCTGTTCCCTTGTTCCTCCAGGGACGCTTGGGAAGAAAGAGACATGCAGCAGGGAGGCGACTTCATcctggagctgccagcagcagcccactCTCTCCTGGATTGAAAACACAACAGAGCCACAGAGCAGATCGCCCCACGGGGCAGCGGGTGGCGGGGCAGCCCGGGACCGCCTTACTTTCACAAGCTTTGCCTCCTGCCCCTAGCACGCCTCACCGTCCCCGCTCCTCCCTGTCGTGCCTCCACCGAGGACAGAGGTCGGGCGGGCTGCCGAGGAGGAGGCAGCGGCACCTGAGGCAGCTCCGCCGCCTGCCAGCGACCTCCCCCACGCAAAAACACCAACACGGGGGGGACGACCTcgccccgcagcagccccccgACCCCACAGCCTTGCCCCCGGGCACCCCTCAGCGGGTCCCCGCCGAAGTTACcgggcgccgccgcctcccctcaGGGCAGCCCGGCTACCCCTTAcctgcccgcccgccgccccgctgCACCGCCCGCGGCTGGGCGCCGGGTCCCGCCGCCCCCTCGCCGGCAGCCGCTGCCCGCTCCCCTGCCTCCAAACTTCTGGGCAGCGCCAGCGCGCCTCCATGGCGGGTCATGTGCTGCGGGGGGCtggcggggcgggccgggctgggccgggcagggccgggctaACGCCGTCCCCACCGCGGGGCTGAGCCGCCGccgagcccggcccggccctgcccggcccccggGGCGGGCGCCATGCCTGGGGCTGAGGCTGAGGGGGGGATGCGGAGGTCCCCGCTGGGGCTGCTCGCCTCAGGCAGCGCCCGGTCCCGCTGCCGCTCcgaggggaggaaagggggagaagCAGAGCCGAACTGCGAGGGAGTTCGCAGGACAGTTTGGACACCACCCCATCGTGTCCCCCTCCCCGGTGATATACATAAAAACAAGCGCGCTTCTGAATGTGTCTGCTTTAATGCGGCTCCCTTGTGACGAAGGGCTGAAGCCAGTCAAGTCAAACAGCCACCGTCATGGCTGGGCGATGCACGCCAAATAACTTGTTTCAACTTAGGTGCATTcagcctttttcttctgaaatagtCTGGAATATGCTTGGCATGGTCCCGCATTGACTTTGTAGCTCTGCTGTATCATGGTGCAAGTTAGATTCACCCTGGTCACATTCACCCTTCTCACTGTTTTGTCTCATAGGAAACTAAATTCTGACAAATTTTACACCAATTGCTTCTATAAGcctgtgttttctgctgtcaCTTACTCCTTGCCTGCTATGTGGCCTGCCTGTGTGGCTTTTCCATGAAGCCCGCCAGGGATAACGTTCAGGAGCACAGAAGATGTGTCCACATATGTCGAGCTAGCACTGCATGTCCTACCTCCAGCTTTTGATCCCTGGTCACTTGAGCTAAGTACAGCTCTGTACAGTTATGTACCTTTCTCACATTTACTTCACAGAGGTCTCACAATGGTTCATCTTTTGGATACCACTTATCTTCTATATTTTACGTTAAGATCAACTGAACACTTGACTTATCACTGTTTTAACAACACCTGCAGAAATCTCTCTTGCTCTGCTCAGTACTTGCAGGTACATCCACTCTGGGCAATCATTCGTTGGAAGAGTGTTTACTGATCAGAAAGAAACCTGAGGAGAACAGCAAGAAGAGGGTCATGGACAAAAAGAAGAGGAATGATGAAATAGCTACAATGGGGAATGGGCCTGATAGCAATGTTCAAGTATGTGAAAAGCTGCTTGCAAAGTTGAAGGTTATAATCTGTCCTCCTTGACCACACTGTGCAGACATAGAAGTAATGGGGCTGAATGAGAAGAATGATGTTGAGGGTGGTGATTATGAAGGTTTTGTTTGCCAGGATGATGAAGAAGTGGAGGAAAACCTCTGATATGTTGGTCTACACCACTTGCTGTCAAAGAACCGGCTGGAAGAGGATATGTCAGGAATAGCAGAGGTGTGCTTCACCCTTTCTTGAGGCAGGCTGGAAGGTTTAGATGACCTCATGAGACCATTTCCAATTCTGTAATTCAATATTTCAAGTGTGttataaagaaatacaatacaAGTACATATTTGCATAGATATCCTACCTTTTATTgcttaaacatttaaatttaaaaataatttaagtgtATAATTGCAAAAATGTGAATTCATTTTCCATCAAAACTGTCACCGATTGCTGTTATGAAGCTACCTTTTGAGCATAGCCCACATTTAGTCCAGGATTGCCATCTGGGAGTGCAGACCCTTTGATGGAAAGCACTTAAACCAGCACTTAATtataaacaataattaaaaaattaattaagtaGACCATCAGTAATGAGAAGTAAGTACTTCACCACAGCAAGATGCCTTACTAAGTGTAATAGACCCATAATTGTTCAGTCATAAAATAACTTAGTCGACCTCTTTTCAGACTATTCTTTTCGGTAGACATTCTTTTCTGTCAGCACAAAATAGTTTTCCAGACATAACTTCTCCATTGGTGTGGAGAACTGAAAACATTCTCCACACTATTACTGTGATTCAAGGGACAGGTACTTCCCCTGTGAGTCCAGATCCACTAGTGTTTCTAAGAACCCAACttaaaaaaattgctgttaTCTAGTCAAAGTGAGTATCTAATTCACAGCATCATTAAAACTGTAGATCACTTGTTCTGAAAATACTCTGATGTATAATTTTCAGCTTATGTAATTTCGGCCAATGTAATTTTCAGCCTTTGAGTAACCAGGTTCAATATTGTGTTTCCACAGTGTCCATAACTTCCATAGTGTTAATTCACACCACTGTAATTAGTTAGAAGATCTGGGTGTGATGTAGTGTCTTACCTCTGAGTTCTGACTTTCTGATAGTTtccaattcattttttattaaaaaagagatCTTTTAGAAAACTGctagaaaactatttttcaaatgtacCAGTAGAATAAAGCTGGAATgtttccagaaaatgaaaaaaatattttatgagtaaaaaggctcagaaaaagaggatttatttttctgccactAGACACAAGAAACAGGGATTACtggtgta comes from Aythya fuligula isolate bAytFul2 chromosome 2, bAytFul2.pri, whole genome shotgun sequence and encodes:
- the KCNV1 gene encoding potassium voltage-gated channel subfamily V member 1; the protein is MKSPPCCMSLSSQASLEEQGNSTSLGSLDSSVFSSEEEQGPLLQKAIPSLDCFTINVGGSRFVMSQQTLSCYPDTRLGKLAVVVSAARDVASGLLELCDDANLVENEYFFDRSSQAFHYILNYYQTGRLHVMEQLCALSFLQEIQYWGLDELSIDSCCRDRYFRRKELSEALDIKKDAEELDAQDEEEDFSGSLCPNVRQKLWEVLEKPGSSAAARTFGTLSMAFVVVSIANMALISVELSWLAPPLLDALEYLCIAWFTVEFVLRFLCARDRCRFLRSVANIIDLLAILPFYITLLVESLCGGESSQELENVGRIVQVLRLLRALRMLKLGRHSTGLRSLGMTIAQCYEEVGLLLLFLSVGISIFSTVEYFVEQGVPGTTFTSVPGAWWWATTSMTTVGYGDIRPDTTIGKVVAFMCILSGILVLALPIAIINDRFSACYFTLKIKEAALRQREALKRLTKNSSSDSNINVNLRDIYARSVMDMLRLKSRERASTRSSGGDDFWF